A stretch of the Aegilops tauschii subsp. strangulata cultivar AL8/78 chromosome 4, Aet v6.0, whole genome shotgun sequence genome encodes the following:
- the LOC141021692 gene encoding uncharacterized protein: MADDEKNKQLTEYSGVAKVIAAPASSSYPRFDCENFGVWEALLECGLRTNELWGTVELGGDAFKEGAEHRKDRQAASAIYSVMPMDVQHLIAKATAKEVWDTLELMFEGHTRVKQANLQTLLRNYETLVMGNNESMDAFASRVATLINRIRAHGENLTEASVVRRFLCAAPPRYLQIVTAIEQCVDLATLSIDDLVGRYKAHDERMRYSLGDRKNDELVMLTKAQWIALEK, translated from the coding sequence ATGGCGGACGACGAGAAGAATAAGCAGCTGACAGAGTACTCCGGTGTGGCTAAAGTAATTGCTGCTCCGGCGAGTTCGTCATACCCACGGTTTGATTGCGAGAACTTCGGGGTCTGGGAGGCTCTCTTGGAGTGTGGTCTCCGCACCAACGAGCTATGGGGCACGGTGGAACTAGGAGGTGACGCGTTCAAGGAGGGAGCCGAGCACCGGAAGGATCGACAGGCGGCATCGGCGATTTATTCGGTGATGCCGATGGATGTCCAGCACCTGATCGCCAAAGCAACGGCGAAGGAGGTGTGGGATACGCTGGAACTCATGTTCGAGGGACACACCCGCGTCAAGCAAGCCAATCTTCAAACTCTCCTAAGGAACTATGAGACTTTGGTCATGGGCAACAATGAGTCCATGGATGCGTTCGCTTCACGGGTAGCTACTCTCATCAATCGGATTCGTGCGCATGGAGAGAACCTCACGGAGGCCTCGGTTGTCCGGCGGTTCTTGTGTGCGGCCCCTCCCCGGTACCTGCAAATTGTCACGGCGATCGAGCAGTGCGTCGATCTCGCGACTCTCTCCATCGACGATCTTGTCGGACGGTACAAGGCTCACGATGAGCGTATGCGGTACAGTCTTGGGGACAGGAAGAACGACGAGCTTGTGATGCTCACAAAGGCGCAGTGGATCGCCCTGGAAAAGTGA